A stretch of Meiothermus sp. QL-1 DNA encodes these proteins:
- a CDS encoding sensor histidine kinase, with amino-acid sequence MRAGLFRLWADRPVARTVAVLTALNLLTVLIFTLLVPPRPITLPPELPWQDPVQVAWRVGAALGLMGLVLWALRPGRRTLGEGLLLGGVGLLVVVWLSQNYLPFLALGLIPVVARYWLPLWAVMGLVLGLVGFSVWWARHEPLQITFEILSSEGPQGNAAWSAVQTPAEYPNLALAFFVFITLLYAGYALFTLEMLIRETRAREELERTRRELEEASRQAGVLEERQRLAREIHDTLAQGFASIVLQLEAAEMATEREAPVRPYLEQAQAAAREGLSEARRMVHALRPEILENSTLLEALHRLVRRFEQESGIRAQFNFSGEPKALPSALEVSLLRIAQEALANVRKHAQARQVTMTLSYLGDMVLLDVQDDGVGLLPASAGGFGLRFMRERVEALGGQMTVESEPGHGTTLAFCLPLFPRTEQAELV; translated from the coding sequence ATGCGCGCGGGGTTGTTCCGCCTCTGGGCCGACCGCCCGGTAGCCCGCACCGTGGCGGTGCTGACCGCGCTTAACCTGCTCACGGTTCTCATCTTCACCCTGCTGGTGCCCCCACGCCCCATCACCCTGCCCCCGGAGCTGCCCTGGCAGGACCCGGTTCAGGTGGCCTGGCGGGTGGGGGCGGCGCTGGGGCTGATGGGCCTGGTGCTTTGGGCCCTGCGCCCGGGGCGGCGCACGCTGGGCGAGGGGCTGCTTTTGGGAGGGGTGGGGCTTTTGGTGGTGGTCTGGCTTAGCCAGAACTACCTGCCCTTCCTGGCTCTGGGCCTCATCCCGGTGGTGGCCCGGTACTGGCTGCCCTTGTGGGCGGTGATGGGGTTGGTGCTGGGGTTGGTGGGGTTTTCGGTCTGGTGGGCCCGGCACGAGCCCTTGCAGATTACCTTCGAGATTCTCTCGAGCGAAGGGCCCCAGGGCAATGCGGCTTGGAGCGCGGTGCAGACCCCGGCGGAGTACCCCAACCTGGCCCTGGCTTTTTTCGTCTTCATCACCCTTCTGTATGCGGGGTACGCCCTCTTCACCCTGGAGATGCTCATTCGGGAGACCCGGGCCCGGGAGGAGCTGGAGCGCACCCGACGGGAGCTGGAGGAGGCCTCGCGCCAGGCGGGGGTTCTAGAGGAGCGCCAGCGGCTGGCCCGCGAGATTCACGATACCCTGGCCCAGGGGTTCGCCAGCATCGTGTTGCAGCTCGAGGCCGCCGAGATGGCCACCGAGCGGGAGGCCCCCGTGCGCCCCTACCTCGAGCAGGCCCAGGCTGCGGCCCGCGAGGGGCTTTCCGAGGCCCGCCGCATGGTCCATGCCCTGCGCCCGGAGATCCTGGAGAACAGCACCTTGCTCGAGGCCCTTCACCGCCTGGTGCGGCGCTTTGAGCAGGAGAGCGGTATTAGGGCCCAGTTCAACTTCTCCGGGGAGCCCAAGGCCCTTCCCTCCGCGCTGGAGGTGAGTCTGCTGCGCATCGCCCAGGAGGCGCTGGCGAATGTTCGCAAACACGCCCAGGCCCGCCAGGTCACCATGACGCTGTCGTACCTGGGGGACATGGTTCTGCTGGACGTGCAGGACGATGGGGTGGGCCTGCTGCCCGCCTCGGCGGGGGGGTTTGGCCTACGCTTCATGCGGGAACGGGTGGAGGCGCTGGGGGGTCAGATGACGGTGGAGAGCGAGCCGGGCCACGGCACCACCCTGGCCTTCTGCCTTCCGCTCTTTCCCCGGACCGAGCAGGCGGAGCTGGTATGA
- a CDS encoding response regulator transcription factor — translation MNRIRILLADDHPVVRAGLLGLLSSQPDFEVVGEAADGQEVLEAVERLAPRVVLMDLRMPRLDGVSAIRQIRARFPQVEVLVLTTYDTDRDILRAIEAGATGYLLKDVPREELFRAVRLCARGESVLSPPVAARLLGRMRGPVEENLSVREIEVLSLVAKGLSNKEIARKLKISEATVKTHLLHTFSKLGVDDRTAAVTVALERGILRLEG, via the coding sequence ATGAACCGGATTCGCATCCTCTTGGCTGATGACCATCCGGTGGTGCGGGCTGGGCTTTTGGGGCTCCTCTCCTCCCAGCCCGATTTTGAGGTGGTGGGGGAGGCGGCCGATGGACAGGAGGTGCTGGAGGCGGTGGAGCGGCTTGCGCCCCGGGTGGTGCTGATGGACTTGCGGATGCCCCGGCTCGACGGGGTGAGCGCCATCCGGCAGATCCGGGCCCGCTTTCCCCAGGTGGAGGTGCTGGTGCTCACCACCTACGACACCGACCGCGACATTCTGCGGGCCATCGAGGCCGGGGCTACCGGCTACCTCCTCAAGGACGTTCCCCGCGAGGAGCTTTTCCGGGCGGTGCGGCTTTGCGCTCGAGGGGAGTCGGTGCTCTCGCCCCCGGTGGCCGCGCGCCTGCTGGGTCGGATGCGGGGGCCTGTGGAGGAGAACCTTTCGGTGCGGGAGATCGAGGTGCTCTCCTTGGTGGCCAAGGGGCTTTCCAACAAGGAGATTGCCCGAAAGCTCAAGATCAGCGAGGCCACGGTCAAGACCCATCTGCTCCACACCTTCAGCAAGCTGGGGGTCGACGACCGCACCGCCGCGGTGACGGTGGCGCTCGAGCGGGGCATTTTGCGGCTGGAAGGCTGA
- a CDS encoding CPBP family intramembrane glutamic endopeptidase produces MLLVQGGLLGFGALWMGLAGYPFLRSPDPLRDSLAFLLLFYALMGLEAAFARLFPKSFRASEALHAQLGLLMRSQGITHHQALVLALASGVAEEVFFRGAVQNVLFGGWMGVVLQAAVFAAFHPVPDRKAWVYPLFIFCGGLLFGAAYHLTGSLIPGILAHYLHNARGFYQLLDRPR; encoded by the coding sequence ATGCTCCTCGTCCAGGGCGGGCTGCTGGGCTTTGGCGCGCTCTGGATGGGGCTGGCCGGCTACCCTTTCCTGCGAAGCCCCGATCCTTTACGCGACAGCCTGGCCTTCTTGCTGCTTTTTTACGCCCTGATGGGCCTGGAGGCCGCCTTTGCTCGGCTTTTCCCCAAGAGTTTCCGCGCCTCCGAGGCCCTGCACGCCCAGCTCGGCCTGCTGATGCGCAGCCAGGGCATCACCCACCACCAGGCGCTGGTGCTGGCCCTGGCCTCGGGGGTGGCCGAGGAGGTCTTCTTCCGAGGCGCTGTTCAAAACGTGCTCTTCGGCGGCTGGATGGGGGTGGTTTTGCAAGCCGCGGTCTTCGCCGCCTTCCACCCGGTGCCCGACCGCAAGGCCTGGGTCTATCCCCTCTTCATTTTCTGCGGGGGGCTTCTGTTCGGGGCGGCCTACCACCTCACCGGCAGCCTGATCCCGGGCATCCTGGCCCACTACCTGCACAACGCCCGAGGCTTCTACCAGCTCCTGGACCGTCCCCGCTGA
- a CDS encoding Lrp/AsnC ligand binding domain-containing protein: MITAFVLIQTSRESTAETAEAVAEIPGVAEVYSVTGEWDLVAILRFKDFEQLDDIVTLGLRKLKGIERTQTLLAFRAYSRRLLEQGFNIGNGGL; encoded by the coding sequence ATGATCACCGCGTTCGTGCTTATCCAGACCAGCCGCGAGTCCACCGCCGAGACCGCCGAGGCAGTGGCCGAAATCCCCGGGGTGGCGGAGGTCTACTCGGTCACCGGCGAGTGGGACCTGGTGGCCATTCTGCGCTTCAAAGACTTCGAACAGCTCGACGATATCGTGACCCTGGGGCTGCGCAAGCTTAAGGGCATCGAGCGCACCCAGACCCTGCTGGCCTTCCGGGCCTACTCGCGCAGGCTGCTCGAGCAGGGCTTTAATATCGGCAACGGAGGACTTTGA
- a CDS encoding metallophosphoesterase has product MRVFAIADIHLSKAQPKPMNIFGPEWAGHPEAVFEEWRRVVGEDDLVIVAGDISWAMKLPEAMADLEDLARLPGRKVLLRGNHDYWWPSISRLRQALPPRMHALQNDALVIGNLAVAGSRGWDTPGSYHFTPEDEKIYKREVERLQLSLKSLKNQHYDHLVLAMHYPPFGPTGGPTGFTELIERYRPTCVVYGHLHGADPTRLPPSWDGIPLHFVAADALRFRPKLVLETAHNPQG; this is encoded by the coding sequence ATGCGCGTCTTCGCCATCGCCGACATCCACCTCTCTAAGGCCCAGCCCAAGCCCATGAACATCTTTGGACCGGAGTGGGCCGGCCACCCCGAGGCGGTCTTCGAGGAGTGGCGCAGGGTGGTGGGCGAGGACGACCTGGTGATTGTGGCAGGGGACATCTCCTGGGCCATGAAGCTGCCTGAGGCCATGGCCGACCTGGAGGACCTGGCCCGGCTTCCTGGGCGCAAGGTCCTGCTGCGCGGCAACCACGACTACTGGTGGCCCTCCATCAGCCGTTTGCGCCAGGCCCTCCCCCCCCGGATGCATGCCCTGCAGAACGACGCTCTGGTCATCGGGAACCTGGCTGTGGCCGGCAGCCGCGGCTGGGATACCCCGGGCAGCTACCACTTCACCCCGGAGGACGAAAAAATCTACAAGCGCGAGGTAGAAAGGCTGCAACTTTCGCTCAAAAGCCTCAAAAACCAGCACTACGACCACCTGGTGCTGGCCATGCACTACCCCCCCTTTGGCCCCACCGGCGGCCCCACCGGCTTCACCGAGCTCATCGAACGCTACCGGCCCACCTGCGTGGTCTACGGACACCTGCATGGGGCCGACCCCACCCGGCTTCCTCCGAGCTGGGACGGCATTCCCCTGCACTTCGTCGCTGCCGATGCGCTGCGCTTCAGGCCCAAGCTCGTTTTGGAGACCGCCCACAACCCCCAGGGCTAG